A genome region from Trichoderma asperellum chromosome 7, complete sequence includes the following:
- a CDS encoding uncharacterized protein (EggNog:ENOG41), with product MARRVIAPGHSCLECRRRKIKCDRSLPCSYCARIKLQCSYPSWRPNRSNHGESDLAAKVQSLECTLQSLEQKITRIGNLLNANPEPPSRQDHAEREHQFSIEDAHDLPSPSWSSPRINSQSNSSQYNTGARSTNSHLLQSLPFNSLAGISQPLEALHPPPSSISFIWQTYLDVVDPLLKIFHVPSIQRHVMSISQGREIPDAATECLMFAIYYSTVISISVAECRDEFGEEKPLLLQRYREGVERALARANFLSSQDITVLRAFVIYLICGRLDENGPDVCSLIGLAIGNAMKLGLHIDIPGMCTFEVEMRRRLWWQICTLDVRVAEDFGGEPYIIEPNLRTELPLNVNDISLDPHIGELNPQPGRSEMLFSLVRFEVSHFARRIVFSDRFCRINNYEIMNEAQKCQAVDQFKERIEKQYLSYCHKAIPLDCVTVMSNRLILAKLKLAVYKPRADQNHGMPLRANYRRACEEFLEHAHELRQYSKGRRWLWLFQTYVEWDALAYLLLDICITLSSPGLSPNESINAPWKVVKESYNHWKNNPDVHRDRRWMNIEELHSHALSIRERAQNVTQISQTTPSYCSQQAHDQSDDVSDDTVEMQQQYESSPDSMYTRNTATNAENRIIPVSMSSMNKNTQIQRSYATDLQGPESNMLPDQVPLMWALANAAAASAEEAQISVTTADMPGAGTACEWSASLIETYWEVAGQGNDGSSAWPPR from the exons ATGGCTCGAAGAGTGATTGCTCCGGGACACTCATGCCTTGAATGCCGTCGTCGCAAGATCAAGTGCGATAGGTCACTGCCTTGCTCCTATTGCGCACGTATCAAACTCCAATGTTCATATCCTTCATGGCGACCAAACAGAAGCAACCATGGGGAGAGCGACCTGGCAGCCAAAGTACAGAGTCTCGAGTGCACTTTGCAGTCTCTGGAACAAAAGATTACGCGTATTGGAAATTTACTGAATGCGAATCCGGAACCGCCCAGCAGACAGGATCACGCTGAGCGAGAGCACCAGTTCTCTATC GAGGATGCACATGACTTGCCAAGTCCAAGCTGGTCTTCGCCAAGAATTAACTCGCAGTCAAATTCAAGTCAATACAATACCGGTGCTCGATCGACAAATTCTCACCTCTTGCAATCTTTGCCGTTTAACAGCTTGGCTGGCATATCGCAACCCCTCGAAGCCCTTCACCCCCCTCCTTCAAGCATCTCATTCATCTGGCAGACATATCTTGATGTGGTCGACCCACTCCTCAAGATTTTTCACGTTCCTTCTATTCAAAGGCATGTTATGAGCATAAGTCAAGGCCGAGAGATACCCGACGCAGCTACGGAATGCTTGATGTTTGCAATATATTATTCCACTGTCATTTCTATATCGGTTGCGGAATGTCGTGATGAATTTGGAGAGGAGAAACCGCTCTTGTTACAAAG GTATCGAGAGGGAGTCGAGCGAGCGCTAGCAAGAGCAAATTTCCTGAGCTCACAAGATATAACCGTATTACGAGCGTTTGTCATATATCTG ATCTGTGGGCGACTAGATGAAAATGGCCCCGACGTCTGCTCTCTTATCGGACTCGCAATTGGCAATGCCATGAAGCTGGGCCTCCATATCGACATCCCCGGAATGTGTACATTTGAGGTTGAAATGAGGCGCCGGCTTTGGTGGCAGATCTGTACCTTGGACGTTCGTGTTGCCGAAGATTTCGGCGGAGAACCATACATTATCGAACCAAATCTTCGTACAGAGCTACCACTAAACGTCAATGATATAAGCCTAGACCCTCATATAGGTGAGTTGAATCCACAACCGGGACGAAGCGAGATGCTGTTTAGCCTGGTGCGATTCGAAGTGAGCCACTTTGCACGACGAATTGTGTTTTCGGATCGATTCTGCCGAATCAATAATTATGAGATAATGAATGAAGCGCAAAAGTGCCAAGCGGTAGATCAATTCAAGGAGCGCATTGAGAAACAGTACCTATCGTATTGCCACAAGGCAATTCCTCTAGACTGCGTCACGGTTATGAGCAACAGGCTTATTCTTGCAAAGTTGAAGCTAGCTGTTTATAAGCCGCGCGCAGATCAAAATCACGGGATGCCTCTGCGGGCTAACTATCGCAGAGCCTGTGAGGAATTCTTAGAACATGCACACGAATTACGCCAATACAGTAAGGGCCGTCGATGGCTGTGGTTGTTCCAGACATATGTTGAATGGGATGCGCTGGCGTATCTGCTGTTAGATATTTGCATCACTTTGTCATCACCAGGCCTATCACCTAATGAGTCCATTAATGCTCCGTGGAAAGTGGTTAAAGAAAGTTATAATCACTGGAAGAACAATCCTGACGTTCATCGAGACCGTCGCTGGATGAATATCGAGGAACTTCACTCGCACGCTCTATCTATAAGGGAACGGGCACAAAATGTGACGCAAATATCCCAGACAACTCCATCTTATTGTTCCCAGCAGGCACACGATCAGTCTGATGATGTGTCTGATGACACCGTCGAGATGCAACAACAGTACGAATCAAGCCCGGATTCTATGTATACTCGAAACACGGCTACTAATGCCGAGAATAGAATTATTCCTGTGTCCATGAGTTCTATGAACAAAAATACACAGATACAGCGATCCTATGCAACGGATTTGCAAGGCCCCGAATCCAATATGTTGCCTGATCAGGTACCCTTGATGTGGGCACTCGCGAATGCGGCCGCAGCTTCGGCCGAAGAAGCTCAAATCTCTGTAACTACTGCAGACATGCCAGGAGCAGGGACTGCTTGTGAGTGGAGTGCTTCCCTGATAGAGACATATTGGGAGGTTGCTGGACAGGGAAATGACGGCTCTAGCGCATGGCCCCCAAGGTAG
- a CDS encoding uncharacterized protein (EggNog:ENOG41) encodes MVDSYYIKVPNMPSFLRRLFPKKSKASDHSSSSPQQKTTNTSIPKSKMAYKNVALVGASGNIGKIILEGLIADGGFNITVISRKDSSATFPSSVTVYKSDFSEGDLQAAFKGQDAVISTLGATGFGEQKKLVDSAIRAGVKRFLPSEFSSSSQDAAVLQLLPLFGQKSELIEYLKSKQSAGFSWTGVASSILFDWGLGNGFLEYDLANKTATIWDGGNKKFTLTNEKDLGAATAAVLKKPEETANKYLFISSVETTQNEILSALEEATGTKWTVNNTTTKEQVDAALQKLGAGDFSGALALVRATSYSNTPGLKSNYAKDEVLSNDLLGLKPTSVVETVKLVAA; translated from the exons ATGGTGGATAGTTATT ATATAAAAGTGCCGAATATGCCCTCCTTCCTTCGTCGTCTCTTccccaagaagagcaaagcatCTGATCATTCATCCTCATCTCCCCAGCAAAAG ACAACAAACACTTCTATTCCAAAGTCCAAAATGGCCTACAAGAACGTCGCTCTCGTTGGT GCTAGTGGGAACATTGGTAAGATCATTCTCGAGGGATTGATCGCCGACGGAGGTTTCAACATTACTGTTATCTCTCGCAAAGACAGCTCTGCCACTTTCCCTTCTAGTGTCACTGTTTACAAATCCGATTTTTCTGAGGGAGACCTTCAGGCAGCTTtcaaaggccaagatgcGGTTATCTCAACCCTTGGTGCAACCGGTTTCggcgagcagaagaagcttgTTGACTCTGCCATCAGGGCTGGTGTCAAGCGTTTCCTACCTTCTGAATTTTCCTCCAGCAGTCAggatgctgctgttcttcagctgcttcctCTCTTTGGTCAGAAGTCGGAATTAATTGAGTACCTGAAGTCCAAGCAATCAGCCGGCTTTTCTTGGACAGGCGTTGCTAGCTCTATTCTGTTCGACTGG GGCCTTGGCAATGGCTTCCTTGAGTATGATCTTGCCAACAAAACCGCTACCATCTGGGATGGCGGTAACAAAAAGTTTACCCTCACTAATGAAAAGGATCTTGGAGCAGCCACTGCGGCTGTTCTAAAGAAGCCTGAGGAAACTGCTAACAAGTATCTCTTTATCTCCTCTGTTGAGACTACTCAGAACGAGATCCTTTCTGCTCTAGAGGAGGCAACGGGCACCAAATGGACAGTCAATAACACCACTACCAAAGAGCAGGTTGATGCTGCCCTCCAGAAGTTAGGTGCTGGCGATTTCAGTGGTGCCCTTGCTCTAGTTCGAGCAACAAGCTACAGTAACACACCTGGCCTCAAGTCCAATTATGCCAAGGATGAAGTTTTATCCAACGATCTTCTGGGGCTGAAGCCTACAAGTGTGGTTGAGACTGTTAAACTTGTCGCTGCTTAA
- a CDS encoding uncharacterized protein (EggNog:ENOG41): MPSFLRRLFPKKSKASDHSSSSPQQKTTNTSIPKSKMAYKNVALVGASGNIGKIILEGLIADGGFNITVISRKDSSATFPSSVTVYKSDFSEGDLQAAFKGQDAVISTLGATGFGEQKKLVDSAIRAGVKRFLPSEFSSSSQDAAVLQLLPLFGQKSELIEYLKSKQSAGFSWTGVASSILFDWGLGNGFLEYDLANKTATIWDGGNKKFTLTNEKDLGAATAAVLKKPEETANKYLFISSVETTQNEILSALEEATGTKWTVNNTTTKEQVDAALQKLGAGDFSGALALVRATSYSNTPGLKSNYAKDEVLSNDLLGLKPTSVVETVKLVAA; this comes from the exons ATGCCCTCCTTCCTTCGTCGTCTCTTccccaagaagagcaaagcatCTGATCATTCATCCTCATCTCCCCAGCAAAAG ACAACAAACACTTCTATTCCAAAGTCCAAAATGGCCTACAAGAACGTCGCTCTCGTTGGT GCTAGTGGGAACATTGGTAAGATCATTCTCGAGGGATTGATCGCCGACGGAGGTTTCAACATTACTGTTATCTCTCGCAAAGACAGCTCTGCCACTTTCCCTTCTAGTGTCACTGTTTACAAATCCGATTTTTCTGAGGGAGACCTTCAGGCAGCTTtcaaaggccaagatgcGGTTATCTCAACCCTTGGTGCAACCGGTTTCggcgagcagaagaagcttgTTGACTCTGCCATCAGGGCTGGTGTCAAGCGTTTCCTACCTTCTGAATTTTCCTCCAGCAGTCAggatgctgctgttcttcagctgcttcctCTCTTTGGTCAGAAGTCGGAATTAATTGAGTACCTGAAGTCCAAGCAATCAGCCGGCTTTTCTTGGACAGGCGTTGCTAGCTCTATTCTGTTCGACTGG GGCCTTGGCAATGGCTTCCTTGAGTATGATCTTGCCAACAAAACCGCTACCATCTGGGATGGCGGTAACAAAAAGTTTACCCTCACTAATGAAAAGGATCTTGGAGCAGCCACTGCGGCTGTTCTAAAGAAGCCTGAGGAAACTGCTAACAAGTATCTCTTTATCTCCTCTGTTGAGACTACTCAGAACGAGATCCTTTCTGCTCTAGAGGAGGCAACGGGCACCAAATGGACAGTCAATAACACCACTACCAAAGAGCAGGTTGATGCTGCCCTCCAGAAGTTAGGTGCTGGCGATTTCAGTGGTGCCCTTGCTCTAGTTCGAGCAACAAGCTACAGTAACACACCTGGCCTCAAGTCCAATTATGCCAAGGATGAAGTTTTATCCAACGATCTTCTGGGGCTGAAGCCTACAAGTGTGGTTGAGACTGTTAAACTTGTCGCTGCTTAA